AGCACGTGCTGCTCGAACTGCGTGCGCTCACGCTCGGTCAACAGTTCCCGGTCGGCCGCCACCGAGGCCGCCACCCGCGCTGCCAGGGCGACGACGGCCGCCTCGCCGCCGCCGTCCCGCGCGGTGATGGCCAACAAGGGACCGAACTGCGCGACCGACGGTTGATGGTCAGCTGCCGGTCCGCTCGTCGCATCGTTGTGGGAGCGCCACACCCGAGTCTGCGCGTGCTCCGGCTGCTCCCGGCTGAGCTGGGCCAAGCCGGTCACGACGCTCATCGCCGTGCGTGGCACGGGGTGGTCCACCGACATGCCGACCAACCGGTGCAGGGCGGACGCGTCCTCCTCGGGGACCTCGGCCGCGTTGAGCATGCCGGGGACGTCAAGCACGCTCGTCAGCTCGGCCAGCACGCCGGAGCGGGCCTGCACGTGCTCCGCGAGTCGCTCCCGGGCGTTGATGGCACGGGACCGGGCCTCGCCCAAATCGGTGCGGATCGTGTTGGCCCGACTCATCGCGGCGCGTGCGGCCCGGTCGTGCTCGTCGCGGGAGGCCTGCACCGCCACGAGTCGACGCTGTAGCTCGGCGACGCCGGCACCTACGGTGGCGGTCAGCTCATCCACCCGTGCCCGCAGGGTGTCCGCGTCCTCGGTGGCGGCGCGGGCGGCTTCCTCCTCGGTGGCCAGCGCCGCCCGGGCATCAGCGTGCACCGCGACGGCGTCGCTCCACTCGATGAGCCGGTCGCGGATCGCCGGGAGGCCACGCCCGAGGTCGGCCATTGTCAGGGTGCTCTGCCGCAACCGCTGCTCGAGGGCGTCGAGCTCGCCGCGCACCGCCGGGACCTGTTGCTCGATCGAGAGCCGCTCGACGGCGCGCCGCGCCTCGGCCGCCGCGCCCCGGGCCGCGTACGCCACGTCCTGCGCCGTCCGGTTGTCGTGCTCGGCCCGCTCCTCGGCGCCGATGCGCTCGGTCAGCACCGCCCGGGCCCGCAGCAGTGGCCCGCCGACGGGCACGGACTGTACCCAGCGGTGGAGGTTCCGGAGGCTCTCGTCGGCGGTGCTCACGTCATGCTCGGCCGCGGTCAGCTCCGCACGGCGCGCGGTGAGCTGCTCGTCGACGAGCGCGAGACGGCGCGCGCGCTCCGTGGCACGCGCGGTGGCGCCGATGTACTGGGCGCGGACCTTCTCGGAGCGACCACGGGCCGGCCCGAGGCGCCACGTGCCGTCACGGGCGATCCACGCCGATGAGTTGTGCTCACCCAAGGAGATGGAGCGCAGGACCGCGGTGACGTCGGCGGTCTCGACATCGCCGTCGTCGGGAAGATCCGGCCGCAGCACGTCCGCGAGCGTGGTGGCGTCGTCGAGGGCCTCACCGTGCAGGACGATGTCCACGTGCTCGGCGTCGAGGAGCATCCCGCCCGGTCGCAGCCAGGCGTCGAGCAGGCCGGCGTCCTGCAGGGCGGCCTCGATGCAGGCCCGCTCACCCTCGTCCACGTCGTCGGCGAAGTCGACCAGCTGCCACAGACCATGTCCGTCGGGTCGGTCGGTGTGCGGCAGGACCCGGGGAGGGGGAGCCGGGTCGCGCTCGGCCTCGATCGCGGCACGCTCCCGCTCGAGCCGCTCGATGTCGGACTCGGCGACGTCGCGCCGGTGCATGGCTGCGGCCCGCTGCCCGTGGGCGGCAGCGAGGTGGGGCGCGGCGGCCGCCTCGGCGAAGGGGACCAGGCCGGCCACGAGGTCGTCGTCCAGCTCGTCGGGCACCTTGGGGGCGATTGCGGGCTGGAGCGCCACCCAGGTCGCGAGCGCGCCGGCCAGTTCCTCCTCAGCCTGCGTGGTGCTCGTCTCCGCCTTGCTGCGGTGCTCGCGGGCGCCCTCCCAGCGGGACTCCGCCTCGTCGGCGGACCGCTGGGCCTGCGTGCGGGCATCAGCGAGGCGGTCCGCCTCGTCCAGCGCCTGGCGCACCACGTCGACGGCCGCCACCCGGACCGAGCAGGCCTCGCTGGCGCGGCCGAGAGTGACGGACACCTCGTCGATCGCTTCGCCCAACTGCTCGAGCTGGTCCAGCCGCTCCAGCACGACCCGGTCCAGCGCGCCGGGGAGGGGGAGAGAGCCGCCCGGCACGTCCGCGCGGTGCTGCGGCTCGAGCTCGAGGAGTCCCGTGGCCAGGTTCGAGAGACCACGCTCCGCGGCCTGGGCACGCTTGGTCTCGACGTCGGCATGGCCGATTACCGTCCGTGCCTGGCGGTCCCGGCGCGCCCGTGCCGCCTCCGCCTGCTTGTCGGCGCTGCGGGCGGTCCCGGTCAGCTCGTCCAGGCGACGCTGGTCGCGGAACTCGGGGCTCTCCCGCAACGCCGTCAGCCGAGCGTCGTCGTTGCTGCGGCCGGACTCGGCAACCGACTGCTCCCCTTCACTCGTGGACAGTCGTTCCTCGACCTCGCGGACCTGCGCGTCGGCCTTGGTGACCGCGGCACCCAGTCGACGCTCCCGGGACAGCGCTTCCGCGACCGTGCCCGCACGCTCGGCCACCACGGCCCGGGCGTACTCGGCATAGGCATCGGCGAGGGACTGCAGCCCCTCCGCGGCCCGGGCGCGACGGTCGATCTGCTCACCGACCGCGGTGAGCTCGTCGAAGGTCTCACCCGCAGAGGAGATGGCCTGCTCGTCGAGCTGGGGGAGGGCCTGGGAGAGCTGGGTGGCCAGCTTCGTCGGCTCGATGTCCTCG
Above is a window of Janibacter cremeus DNA encoding:
- a CDS encoding TIGR02680 family protein, producing MTSTATRADAQRTQRSAQRFRLHRAGVLNVWQYDEQVFTFADGRLLLRGANGAGKSKTLEMLLPFALDGDKARITASAKHHTSLLWLMTDGLDSGNRVGYVWVEFVRESDEGREEAFTCGVGIRASVSARSATAWHFTTSRRVGTDLSLEDEGGPLSRPRLTEALGAEGHVFERAADYKAHVGRELFGLEKHQYDEVLRLLYWLRQPQVGEDIEPTKLATQLSQALPQLDEQAISSAGETFDELTAVGEQIDRRARAAEGLQSLADAYAEYARAVVAERAGTVAEALSRERRLGAAVTKADAQVREVEERLSTSEGEQSVAESGRSNDDARLTALRESPEFRDQRRLDELTGTARSADKQAEAARARRDRQARTVIGHADVETKRAQAAERGLSNLATGLLELEPQHRADVPGGSLPLPGALDRVVLERLDQLEQLGEAIDEVSVTLGRASEACSVRVAAVDVVRQALDEADRLADARTQAQRSADEAESRWEGAREHRSKAETSTTQAEEELAGALATWVALQPAIAPKVPDELDDDLVAGLVPFAEAAAAPHLAAAHGQRAAAMHRRDVAESDIERLERERAAIEAERDPAPPPRVLPHTDRPDGHGLWQLVDFADDVDEGERACIEAALQDAGLLDAWLRPGGMLLDAEHVDIVLHGEALDDATTLADVLRPDLPDDGDVETADVTAVLRSISLGEHNSSAWIARDGTWRLGPARGRSEKVRAQYIGATARATERARRLALVDEQLTARRAELTAAEHDVSTADESLRNLHRWVQSVPVGGPLLRARAVLTERIGAEERAEHDNRTAQDVAYAARGAAAEARRAVERLSIEQQVPAVRGELDALEQRLRQSTLTMADLGRGLPAIRDRLIEWSDAVAVHADARAALATEEEAARAATEDADTLRARVDELTATVGAGVAELQRRLVAVQASRDEHDRAARAAMSRANTIRTDLGEARSRAINARERLAEHVQARSGVLAELTSVLDVPGMLNAAEVPEEDASALHRLVGMSVDHPVPRTAMSVVTGLAQLSREQPEHAQTRVWRSHNDATSGPAADHQPSVAQFGPLLAITARDGGGEAAVVALAARVAASVAADRELLTERERTQFEQHVLGELGDAIRSRRRDAEELVTAMNEQLGHVTTSQGIAVTLRWDLREDVPAEARSAVGLLTQPVGALLPEERAELRDALHRLIEASRVERPELSYGEHLASALDYRTWSQFTIRYTRPERPGQWERLHRRSALSQGEQKVLCYLPLFAAAAAHFTSLAGAAPFAPRLVLLDDAFPKIDERTHPLLFGLLVQLDLDFVITSERLWGDHSSLPSLAIYEALRDPGQRGIAQYAYRWDGRVLQGLG